The Spirosoma sp. SC4-14 DNA window AAAAAACCTTGATATGGACGTTGAATCACATAATTATACTGTTTGGACTGAAACGTAGGGCCAATTATGGGAAAGAGCAAAACTGCTAATACTATCCCGACAAAGAAAATACCTCCAACGGCAAAACTTAGGGGAATAAGAATCAAACTAATAGGAAAGAAAGAACTAACAATCTTTGTAAAGACCCTATTTTTTGGCCTGAAAAATATCACAGTACCAATAATAAAGAAGACAATATATGCCACTCGAATCAGCCAAAATTGAAAACGCCAGCCGTTGTAATTAAATAGAAGACAGAAAAGGAAAATGAGAAACGAAATTAGTCCGAAAGCAGACAACCTACTTATTTTCATTTGCTTCAGAATTTTTATATCAAGTGCTTCCCCTGTCTCCAGAATGCTCAAGATGAATGTCTAAACCTGCCTAACCAGGCGATTCTCTTGTCACACGGAGCCACACAACGAGCCAAAAGTTGCCCTGTCACTACGTTCCTCGTGTCGACCGCAACCCAAAAAGTGCCCCAACTCAGGCGTTCACTTTGTCAACCGAAGCGACCAAACGAGCCAAAAGTTCGTTTGTCGAGACGTGACCTCTGTCGACTGCAAGCTGACCACTACGTTGTTTTTCAGCTTGTTTGGCAACACCCAACATAGTATTGTACGCGAATTAGCGGAACTATAGACAGCTAACAAGCAGGTTATCAATTATTTTCAGTTCCGCTAATTTTTGAAACCAATAAATACGCTTAGGGTTCGTTCCAAATAAATAACTTGCCTATGAAAATAACAAATTAGAGTTTTTGAAGTGACTAAACGGTATGTTCACTCGGTGCCGGTACAACGGATATGGGATATAGAAGGATACCCAACCTACTTTTTTGGCGATGATAACGAGCTATATCGAATCACAAAACGAGGTGAACTCGTACGGATTCGGCGCAGTGTGAAACGCTACACGCAGGGATACGTGCTCAAGAGTAAGTTCTACAGTCTGAAACAACTTCGTTTGTTGCTCCGTCGACATGGTCTTACAGGTCATCCAACGGGCTTTTGAGCATGCTGATTTTATCGGCCGTCACATGCGTATAGCGCATGGTGGTCAGGATGCTCTCGTGGCCTAGCAGTTGCTGAATGTAGCGAATGTCGGTACCCGATTCGAGCAGGTGTGTAGCAAAACTGTGCCGCAGTGTGTGAATACCACCCCGCTTTGAAATATGAGCCTGACCTACGGTGTCGCTGTAGACCTGCTGAATAGTCCGCGTCGTTAATGGCTCCTTCGTTTCGTTTTCTTCAAAAAGATACGTTTTGGGCTTGTAGCGGTTCAAATAATCCTCTACAGAGGCTGCAAGTTTCTCCGAAAACATTACAATGCGGTCTTTTTTACCTTTGCCGCCCCGGATTGTAATCAACCTTCGAACAAAGTCAAGATCGGTCAGGCGTAGGGTAGCTACTTCACTAACGCGCATACCCGTTGCATAGACCAGTTGAAACAGGGTCCGATATTTCAGACTGGTCGTCGCCTGAAAAATGGCTCTCACCTCGGCCACACTGTAAACCATCGGTAGTTTTTGAGCCTGCCGCGGATACGCTATATCGTATTGTTGTTTGTTGCGGCCCAATACCTTTTCCTGATAAAACTTCCAGGCATTGATATGTACGTTCAACGTAGCGGAGCCTAGCCGTTTCTTTTCCACCAGAAACAATAGGTAATGCTGGTATTGAACGGCGGTTAGTTCGTCAAGCGGCTTGTTGCCAGCATAACGAATGAGTGCAATCAGCGCCTGTTTGTAGTTCTTTAGCGTCTTATAGCTGTAGTTCTGTATTCTCAACACGCTACAAATGGCAATAATAACGGGGTGACTGTCAAATTCACGCACGGGCGGAGCATACCGAAACGGCTTGCGGACGGGTCGTAATTTACCGGCGGGAGGCCAGACTGGGTTAGTAGCCTGTTCAACTTCGACAACCGTCGCATCAGGTTTGTAGAAACGCACAACATCTTCATGGAACCGGCAATAGTCTTTACCAAAGAGCTGCCCGATTTTCACGACCGATGTACGGGTATTCGGCACGACCCAGCACCGGCGCGAAAAGCTCCACCGACGGCCGGGAATGGTGCCTATGAGATGGTTGCCTATGGGGTCTTGCGGAAACGAGACAGCCAATAAATCAGGATCTTTTTCGTCGATTCGGATTGTAATCATGGCGATAAGACTTTCCATTTCGGAAAAAGTCTCTTTCTAACAGGATTAACAAGATTGACATGATCGTATTGTCTGCAATGAAATCCTGCTAATCTAGTTAATCCTGTCAGAAAAATGACTTATAACTCAAAGGTAATGCCCTGGGCAAGAGGCATAGTAATACCATAGTTGACGGTATTGGTTTGTCGGCGCATGTAGGCTTTCCAGGCATCAGAACCCGATTCGCGGCCACCTCCTGTTTCTTTTTCGCCACCAAACGCGCCCC harbors:
- a CDS encoding tyrosine-type recombinase/integrase, translated to MESLIAMITIRIDEKDPDLLAVSFPQDPIGNHLIGTIPGRRWSFSRRCWVVPNTRTSVVKIGQLFGKDYCRFHEDVVRFYKPDATVVEVEQATNPVWPPAGKLRPVRKPFRYAPPVREFDSHPVIIAICSVLRIQNYSYKTLKNYKQALIALIRYAGNKPLDELTAVQYQHYLLFLVEKKRLGSATLNVHINAWKFYQEKVLGRNKQQYDIAYPRQAQKLPMVYSVAEVRAIFQATTSLKYRTLFQLVYATGMRVSEVATLRLTDLDFVRRLITIRGGKGKKDRIVMFSEKLAASVEDYLNRYKPKTYLFEENETKEPLTTRTIQQVYSDTVGQAHISKRGGIHTLRHSFATHLLESGTDIRYIQQLLGHESILTTMRYTHVTADKISMLKSPLDDL